Proteins encoded within one genomic window of Nonomuraea gerenzanensis:
- a CDS encoding Gfo/Idh/MocA family protein, producing MRIALAGLATSHPYTDARTLSRHAELVVWEQDPERLGRFTEEHPRAKVAGSLAEVLAGRLDGVVLTVPNPQVPQALAKVLETGLPCFVNKPAAASRAQLEQLDRLPIHDRVLSGSVLRFAPAFAGARVDRSQVLAVRATVRHDVGLWATGYNAWQDTPGEGGGTMVTMGIHGVELLVALLGPGVRLVGAAGARRHYATLRSEDTGVMALRWDDGIPGTVEILGVSESESYSVTLHKRDGSETFVIESGDDPVRGLGYEGTVEAFLAMVGGAPSPVPWSETRAVLDVLVRAREDF from the coding sequence GTGCGCATCGCACTCGCCGGGCTCGCCACCAGTCACCCCTACACCGACGCCCGCACCCTGTCCCGCCATGCCGAGCTGGTGGTGTGGGAGCAGGACCCGGAGCGGCTCGGCCGGTTCACCGAGGAGCACCCGCGGGCCAAGGTGGCCGGCAGCTTGGCTGAGGTGCTGGCGGGCCGGCTCGACGGGGTGGTGCTGACCGTGCCCAACCCGCAGGTCCCGCAGGCGCTGGCGAAGGTGCTGGAGACCGGGCTGCCGTGCTTCGTGAACAAGCCCGCCGCCGCCAGCCGGGCGCAGCTGGAGCAGCTCGACCGGCTGCCCATCCATGATCGGGTCCTGTCCGGGTCGGTGCTGCGGTTCGCCCCCGCCTTCGCGGGCGCGCGGGTCGATCGCAGCCAGGTGCTGGCGGTACGGGCGACCGTACGGCACGACGTGGGCCTGTGGGCGACCGGCTACAACGCCTGGCAGGACACGCCGGGGGAGGGCGGCGGCACGATGGTCACCATGGGCATCCACGGGGTGGAGCTGCTGGTGGCGCTGCTCGGGCCCGGCGTACGGCTGGTGGGCGCGGCGGGGGCGCGGCGGCACTACGCCACGCTCCGCTCGGAGGACACCGGGGTGATGGCGCTGCGCTGGGACGACGGCATCCCCGGCACCGTGGAGATCCTCGGCGTGTCCGAGTCGGAGTCCTACAGCGTCACGCTGCACAAGCGGGACGGCAGCGAGACGTTCGTGATCGAGAGCGGGGACGATCCGGTGCGCGGGCTCGGGTACGAGGGGACGGTCGAGGCGTTCCTCGCGATGGTGGGCGGCGCGCCGAGCCCGGTGCCGTGGAGCGAGACCAGGGCCGTCCTCGACGTGCTGGTCCGGGCGCGCGAGGACTTCTGA
- a CDS encoding YciI family protein yields the protein MKYLLLGYTPAAAWDAATAETPSAQALAAFAAYQRFEQELYATGEFVGSEGLGHPAVSTTVRRTDDGVVATDGPFAELKEVLASFAVIDVASQERAVEIASRIVEVLGEPIEIRPIMGEDFTA from the coding sequence ATGAAATACCTGCTGCTCGGCTACACCCCGGCCGCCGCCTGGGACGCCGCGACCGCCGAGACCCCTTCCGCGCAGGCGCTGGCCGCCTTCGCCGCCTACCAGCGGTTCGAGCAGGAGCTGTACGCCACCGGCGAGTTCGTCGGCAGCGAGGGCCTCGGGCATCCGGCGGTCAGCACCACCGTCCGCAGGACGGATGACGGGGTGGTGGCGACCGATGGGCCCTTCGCCGAGCTGAAGGAGGTGCTGGCCAGCTTCGCGGTGATCGACGTGGCGAGCCAGGAACGTGCCGTGGAGATCGCCTCGCGGATCGTCGAGGTGCTGGGCGAGCCGATCGAGATCCGGCCGATCATGGGTGAGGACTTCACGGCGTGA
- a CDS encoding RNA polymerase sigma factor codes for MTDHPNPAPGTEAPAAGTETQAAGTETQAALEHLLRTEAPQVLGALVRRFGRFDVAEDAVQEALLAAGRAWPVEGVPENPRSWLIRIGYRRMVDLLRADQARRRREQEAGLAELAMQNPDRQSGPPPETDDSLALLLLCCHPALSATSQVALTLRAVGGLTTAEIAHAYGTSENTMGTRISRAKQQLARAGARFTPPTEADRDTRLAAATQVLYLIFNEGYTASTGDRLARLDLTAEAIRLTRMLHRSLPADAEVTGLLALMLLTEARRPARTGGHDELIPLDEQDRSRWDAALIREGTDLLDQVWSRRQAGPYQLQAAIAAVHAAAPSPERTDWPQIAVLYLWLERLSPTAPVRLSRVVAVAKAYGPARGLALLDDLDRRFRLDQDPLVRQRVLAVRAHLLRMTGDAAGAARLYREAAALTGNQVEQRYLLDQAEGVS; via the coding sequence GTGACCGATCACCCGAACCCCGCGCCGGGCACGGAGGCACCGGCCGCCGGCACGGAGACGCAGGCCGCCGGCACGGAGACGCAGGCTGCTCTTGAGCACCTGCTGCGCACCGAGGCCCCGCAGGTTCTGGGTGCGCTGGTGCGGCGCTTCGGCCGGTTCGACGTCGCCGAGGACGCGGTGCAGGAGGCGCTGCTGGCCGCCGGCCGCGCCTGGCCGGTCGAGGGCGTGCCGGAGAACCCGCGCAGCTGGCTGATCCGCATCGGCTACCGGCGCATGGTGGACCTCCTCCGCGCCGACCAGGCCCGTCGCCGCCGCGAGCAGGAGGCTGGCCTCGCCGAGCTGGCCATGCAGAATCCGGACCGTCAGTCCGGCCCACCGCCGGAGACCGACGACAGCCTCGCCCTGCTGCTGCTCTGCTGCCACCCCGCGCTGAGCGCCACCTCCCAGGTGGCGCTCACGCTGCGCGCGGTGGGCGGCCTGACGACCGCCGAGATCGCGCACGCCTACGGCACCTCCGAGAACACCATGGGCACCCGCATCAGCCGCGCCAAGCAGCAGCTGGCCCGCGCCGGCGCCCGCTTCACCCCGCCGACCGAGGCCGACCGCGACACCCGGCTGGCCGCCGCCACGCAGGTGCTCTATCTGATCTTCAACGAGGGCTACACCGCCTCCACCGGCGACCGGCTCGCCCGCCTCGACCTGACCGCCGAGGCCATCCGGCTGACCCGCATGCTCCACCGGTCCCTGCCCGCCGACGCCGAGGTCACCGGCCTGCTCGCGCTGATGCTGCTCACCGAGGCCCGCCGTCCCGCCCGTACGGGAGGCCACGACGAGCTGATCCCCCTGGACGAGCAGGACCGGTCGCGCTGGGACGCCGCCCTCATCCGCGAGGGCACCGACCTGCTCGACCAGGTCTGGAGCCGCCGCCAGGCCGGCCCCTACCAGTTGCAGGCGGCGATCGCGGCCGTGCACGCGGCGGCCCCCTCGCCTGAGCGGACCGACTGGCCGCAGATCGCGGTGCTCTACCTGTGGCTCGAACGGCTCAGCCCGACCGCTCCTGTACGGCTGAGCCGGGTGGTGGCGGTGGCCAAGGCGTACGGGCCGGCACGCGGGCTGGCCCTGCTCGACGACCTCGACCGCCGCTTCCGGCTCGACCAGGACCCGCTGGTCCGGCAGCGTGTGCTCGCGGTGCGGGCCCACCTGTTGCGGATGACCGGCGACGCGGCGGGCGCGGCACGGCTGTACCGCGAGGCGGCCGCCCTGACCGGCAACCAGGTCGAGCAGCGGTATCTGCTCGATCAGGCCGAAGGGGTCAGCTGA
- a CDS encoding LacI family DNA-binding transcriptional regulator — protein sequence MTTESSPLTIAQLAELAGVSTATVSKVVNGRSEVSPETRAAVEELIRLHGYRRQRRRSTPTTLVELVFHALEGDYPVEITKGVADVARAHDLTVAISDLHHDHTTTQSWLDGVLRRRPTGVIAVFSGLTEAQHDQLIHREIPLVLLDPADAPARNIPSVGAGNWNGGLTATRHLLELGHRRIAIITGPDAALPSRARLDGYRTALDMAGLPADPALIARGDFLIEGGLAQAHHLLRLPDRPTAVFATNDGQAIGVYHAAHQLGLRIPDDLSVIGFDDLPSVRWTIPPLTTIRQPLTDMAAAATTMLLTLAHGDPLPQNRVELATELVIRASTAPPPA from the coding sequence ATGACCACGGAGTCGTCCCCCCTCACCATCGCCCAGCTGGCCGAGCTGGCCGGCGTCTCCACCGCGACCGTCTCCAAGGTCGTCAACGGCCGCTCCGAGGTCTCCCCCGAAACCCGCGCCGCCGTCGAAGAGCTGATCCGCCTCCACGGCTACCGCCGCCAGCGCCGCCGCTCCACCCCCACCACCCTGGTCGAGCTCGTCTTCCACGCCCTCGAAGGCGACTACCCCGTCGAGATCACCAAGGGCGTCGCCGACGTCGCCCGCGCCCACGACCTCACCGTCGCCATCTCCGACCTGCACCACGACCACACCACCACCCAGAGCTGGCTGGACGGCGTGCTGCGCCGCCGCCCCACCGGCGTCATCGCCGTCTTCTCCGGCCTGACCGAGGCCCAGCACGACCAGCTCATCCACCGCGAGATCCCCCTGGTGCTGCTCGACCCGGCCGACGCCCCCGCCCGCAACATCCCCTCCGTCGGCGCCGGCAACTGGAACGGCGGCCTGACCGCCACCCGCCACCTGCTCGAACTCGGTCACCGCCGCATCGCCATCATCACCGGCCCCGACGCCGCCCTGCCCAGCCGCGCCCGCCTCGACGGCTACCGCACCGCCCTCGACATGGCCGGCCTGCCCGCCGACCCCGCCCTCATCGCCCGCGGCGACTTCCTCATCGAAGGCGGCCTGGCCCAGGCCCACCACCTGCTGCGCCTGCCCGACCGCCCCACCGCCGTCTTCGCCACCAACGACGGCCAGGCCATCGGCGTCTACCACGCCGCCCACCAGCTCGGCCTGCGCATCCCCGACGACCTCAGCGTCATCGGCTTCGACGACCTGCCCTCCGTCCGCTGGACCATCCCCCCGCTCACCACCATCCGCCAGCCCCTCACCGACATGGCCGCCGCGGCCACCACCATGCTCCTCACCCTCGCCCACGGCGACCCCCTGCCGCAGAACCGCGTCGAACTGGCCACCGAGCTCGTCATCCGCGCAAGCACCGCACCCCCGCCCGCCTGA
- a CDS encoding DUF5994 family protein, producing the protein MPNQQPSARSRPDRPPRIFLEPTLTRDGTLDGAWWPYSTDLCRELPALIRILQDRLGPVLRIRLDRAAWDEVPVHLLLDGRFLRVSSLSATPHTIRMIRGNQDGFLLLVIPPDTTAPVAAAAMKTAARTGNTLTANEILLRCREAPSARLPGPRMRRYHPFDQEAVLALIDADRLPGQPACTASELAHALAGTSRRDPVAWAGLEPPRTCVLADHHDRVIGAVSYAAHRDGGPGQILWLHGQEIPDVVDDLVAHALQGLAGRTVVHAFTASLGLGLAALPAGRRPVTTKVLERAGFRGRDSWRYLHRRVPPEAAATGRPGVEVVRSQAPPGWWVKAEGDGCSAELVVEEPAGGLGVVWWFGAGAGQADETLERDLLREADRLLAEHGVGETVMYVAGTPITPVFEAAGFTEVDHLVSYVQPVMSAADPLAAAGRA; encoded by the coding sequence ATGCCGAACCAGCAACCCTCGGCCAGGTCCCGTCCCGACCGGCCGCCCCGGATCTTCCTGGAGCCGACGCTGACCCGCGACGGGACACTCGACGGCGCCTGGTGGCCGTACTCCACCGACCTGTGCCGCGAGCTGCCCGCGCTCATCCGCATTCTGCAGGACCGGCTCGGCCCCGTCCTGCGCATCCGGCTCGACCGCGCGGCCTGGGACGAGGTGCCGGTCCACCTGCTGCTCGACGGGCGCTTCCTGCGCGTCAGCAGCCTGTCGGCCACCCCCCACACGATCAGGATGATCCGCGGCAACCAGGACGGGTTCCTGCTCCTGGTCATCCCCCCGGACACCACCGCTCCCGTCGCCGCCGCGGCGATGAAGACCGCCGCCCGCACAGGCAACACGCTGACCGCGAACGAGATCCTGCTGCGCTGCCGCGAGGCGCCGTCCGCCCGGCTGCCGGGCCCGAGGATGCGCCGCTACCACCCCTTCGACCAGGAGGCGGTGCTCGCGCTGATCGACGCCGACCGCCTGCCGGGCCAGCCCGCCTGCACGGCCTCCGAGCTCGCCCACGCCCTGGCCGGGACCTCCCGCCGCGACCCCGTGGCCTGGGCCGGGCTCGAACCTCCGCGAACCTGTGTCCTGGCCGACCACCACGACCGCGTCATCGGCGCGGTCTCCTACGCCGCGCACCGCGACGGCGGCCCCGGGCAGATCCTCTGGCTGCACGGGCAGGAGATCCCGGACGTGGTGGACGACCTCGTGGCCCACGCCCTCCAGGGGCTGGCGGGCAGGACCGTCGTCCACGCCTTCACCGCCTCCCTCGGCCTCGGACTCGCAGCCCTGCCCGCGGGCCGGCGGCCCGTCACCACCAAGGTCCTCGAACGCGCCGGCTTCCGTGGCCGCGACAGCTGGCGGTACCTGCATCGAAGGGTTCCGCCCGAGGCCGCGGCCACCGGGCGGCCCGGGGTCGAGGTCGTCAGGAGTCAGGCGCCGCCCGGCTGGTGGGTCAAGGCGGAGGGCGACGGCTGCTCGGCGGAACTCGTCGTCGAGGAGCCCGCGGGCGGGCTCGGCGTGGTGTGGTGGTTCGGCGCGGGCGCCGGCCAGGCCGACGAGACGCTGGAACGCGACCTGCTCCGCGAGGCCGACCGGCTGCTGGCGGAGCACGGGGTGGGGGAGACGGTCATGTACGTGGCCGGCACGCCCATCACGCCCGTGTTCGAGGCCGCGGGCTTCACGGAGGTCGATCACCTCGTGTCCTACGTCCAGCCGGTGATGAGCGCGGCGGATCCGCTGGCGGCGGCGGGCCGGGCGTAG
- a CDS encoding PP2C family protein-serine/threonine phosphatase, translating into MRLEIHEYLSVLSEVSSAMTSSLDADTALRRLCRILVPRLADWCAADLVEEGTIRRVSVATSGRPTDQPTGIGPLPPETEHLLLRLLRASDPLLVRACADSPDGAAVREAAIPEAAVRETAVREAAMREAPLREAPLRLPPEGSAIVAPLRVRGNALGALTLARLGPATPLTDADLPIVEDLAHRAALAVENTRLYGMQHEMATRLQHAMLPRLPDLGPLRLAAAYLPARESSQVGGDWYDAFRLSDGTPALVIGDVEGHDITAATQMGEVRNMLRALAFDGREGPSGIVSRLDKVLAGVGGRLLTTMVLARLEGPGAGGWRLRWVNAGHPAPLLITRDGGTRFLEAGRSALLGLDPLLPREDAVAMLPPGSTVLFYTDGLIERRTEPLERGMTRLRRRAGALAGADAQTYCDELVTVADTANEDDIALLALQLPDDRS; encoded by the coding sequence ATGAGGCTGGAGATCCACGAATATCTCAGTGTGCTTTCCGAGGTGTCCTCGGCCATGACGAGCAGCCTGGACGCCGACACCGCGCTGCGCAGGCTGTGCAGGATCCTCGTGCCCCGGCTGGCCGACTGGTGCGCCGCCGACCTGGTGGAGGAAGGGACGATCCGCCGCGTCAGCGTGGCGACGAGCGGCCGTCCGACGGACCAGCCCACCGGCATCGGGCCGCTGCCTCCGGAGACCGAGCACCTGCTCCTGCGCCTGCTGCGGGCCTCGGACCCGCTGCTGGTCCGCGCCTGCGCCGACTCGCCGGACGGGGCGGCCGTGCGGGAGGCGGCCATACCGGAGGCGGCCGTGCGGGAGACGGCCGTGCGGGAGGCGGCCATGCGGGAGGCGCCCCTGCGGGAGGCGCCCCTGCGGCTGCCGCCCGAGGGCTCCGCGATCGTGGCCCCGCTGCGCGTCCGGGGCAACGCGCTCGGTGCGCTGACCCTCGCCCGCCTCGGCCCCGCCACCCCGCTGACCGACGCTGACCTGCCGATCGTGGAGGACCTGGCCCACCGTGCCGCCCTCGCCGTCGAGAACACGCGCCTGTACGGCATGCAGCACGAGATGGCCACCAGGCTCCAGCACGCCATGCTGCCGAGGCTGCCCGACCTCGGCCCGCTCCGCCTCGCGGCGGCCTACCTGCCCGCGCGGGAGTCGTCGCAGGTGGGAGGCGACTGGTACGACGCGTTCCGGCTCTCCGACGGCACTCCCGCCCTGGTGATCGGCGATGTGGAGGGCCACGACATCACCGCCGCCACGCAGATGGGCGAGGTCCGCAACATGCTGCGGGCCCTGGCCTTCGACGGGCGCGAGGGGCCGAGCGGCATCGTCTCCCGCCTCGACAAGGTGCTCGCCGGGGTGGGCGGGCGCCTGCTGACCACCATGGTGCTCGCCCGCCTGGAGGGCCCGGGGGCCGGTGGCTGGCGGCTGCGCTGGGTCAACGCCGGCCACCCGGCGCCGCTGCTGATCACCCGTGACGGCGGCACCCGGTTCCTGGAGGCAGGGCGGTCGGCGCTGCTGGGCCTCGACCCCCTCCTGCCGCGCGAGGACGCCGTCGCGATGCTGCCGCCCGGCTCCACGGTGCTGTTCTACACCGACGGGCTGATCGAGCGCCGCACGGAGCCGCTGGAGCGCGGCATGACCCGGCTGCGCCGCCGGGCCGGCGCGCTGGCCGGCGCCGACGCGCAGACCTACTGCGACGAGCTGGTCACCGTCGCCGACACGGCCAACGAGGACGACATCGCGCTGCTGGCGCTTCAGCTGCCGGACGACCGAAGCTGA
- a CDS encoding STAS domain-containing protein, translating to MTASDTAPPGAAGPATPTTVHLSGDIDLFTSAALRGQLLETLNTSTSLLVLDLSGVTFCDAGGLAVLIGIQRRARAQGITMMMVGPRPFLSRLLRMTGLGRSLRMVA from the coding sequence ATGACCGCCAGCGACACGGCCCCACCCGGCGCGGCAGGCCCGGCGACCCCCACCACCGTCCACCTGTCCGGCGACATCGACCTCTTCACCAGCGCCGCCCTGCGCGGGCAGCTCCTGGAGACGCTGAACACCAGCACGAGCCTGCTCGTCCTCGACCTGTCCGGCGTGACGTTCTGCGACGCCGGCGGCCTGGCCGTGCTGATCGGCATCCAGCGCCGGGCGCGGGCGCAGGGCATCACGATGATGATGGTCGGGCCGCGCCCGTTCCTGTCGCGGCTGCTGCGCATGACGGGCCTGGGCCGGAGCCTGCGGATGGTGGCGTGA
- a CDS encoding cold-shock protein, which translates to MATGTVKWFNSEKGFGFIAQDGGGADVFAHYSNIVANGGYRELAEGQKVAFDVVQGQKGPQAENIVAA; encoded by the coding sequence ATGGCCACCGGCACCGTCAAGTGGTTCAACTCGGAAAAGGGCTTCGGCTTCATCGCGCAGGACGGCGGCGGCGCCGACGTCTTCGCCCACTACTCCAACATCGTCGCCAACGGCGGCTACCGTGAGCTGGCCGAGGGCCAGAAGGTGGCCTTCGACGTCGTCCAAGGTCAGAAGGGCCCGCAGGCGGAGAACATCGTCGCCGCCTGA
- a CDS encoding SigB/SigF/SigG family RNA polymerase sigma factor: MTVQSIEFHTMTAEEILVAMVEPDICEPDRMRLRERLVQMHQSLVTEIARRYRNRGEPAEDLLQAAYVGLVKAMNGFDAGLGHEFRGYAAVTMAGEVKRHFRDRTWAVRVPRLFQERRSELNRVTAELTQDLGRSPTLTELAARMRLPEEEVLLALEASTAYSTLSLDAPIGSDEPDSACLGDLIPDYDQSLDTLIDAHAVKPLIDALPERERHILLLRFYGNLTQAEIAAEFGISQMHVSRILRAVLTKLRASLTTMDAGSDRPSHAAA; this comes from the coding sequence ATGACCGTCCAGAGCATCGAGTTCCACACCATGACCGCCGAAGAGATCCTCGTCGCCATGGTCGAACCAGACATCTGCGAACCCGACCGGATGCGGCTGCGCGAGCGGCTCGTCCAGATGCACCAGAGCCTGGTGACCGAGATCGCCCGCCGCTACCGCAATCGCGGCGAGCCGGCGGAGGACCTCTTGCAGGCGGCCTACGTCGGCCTGGTCAAGGCCATGAACGGCTTCGACGCCGGTCTCGGGCACGAGTTCCGCGGCTACGCGGCCGTGACCATGGCCGGTGAGGTCAAGCGCCACTTCCGCGACCGCACCTGGGCGGTGCGGGTGCCGCGGCTCTTCCAGGAGCGCCGCTCCGAGCTCAACCGGGTCACCGCCGAGCTCACCCAGGACCTCGGCCGCTCCCCCACCCTGACGGAGCTGGCGGCCAGGATGCGCCTCCCCGAAGAGGAGGTGCTGCTGGCGCTGGAGGCCTCGACCGCCTACAGCACCCTGTCGCTGGACGCGCCCATCGGCTCGGACGAGCCCGACTCCGCCTGCCTGGGCGATCTCATCCCGGACTACGACCAGTCGCTGGACACGCTGATCGACGCGCACGCCGTCAAGCCCCTCATCGACGCGCTGCCTGAGCGGGAGAGACACATTCTGCTCCTGCGCTTCTACGGCAACCTCACCCAGGCGGAGATCGCCGCCGAGTTCGGCATCTCGCAGATGCACGTCTCCCGGATCCTGCGTGCCGTGCTCACCAAGCTGCGCGCGTCGCTGACGACCATGGACGCCGGCTCCGACCGCCCCTCCCACGCGGCGGCCTGA
- a CDS encoding STAS domain-containing protein, giving the protein MTVHGEADRLRMEVLLKERGEAILKRWIDLAAVSGGGHADRVLLAGRLTEIHHALCRSLEQDGDTSDLRGLLAELSRGQAREGFTPSDTATVVFSLKQAVYEAVESDEDTGTLRGYIWFSRYVDELGLFTFETYVTARERIISGQAEQLLELSTPVVKLWDGILAVPLVGTLDSARTQVVMEKLLQALVETGAGHAVIDITGVPAVDTEVAQHLLKTVVAARLMGAECVVSGIRPQIAQTIVALGIQFGDIITKSSLADALAHALRRSGVRVPGAADQLAGAASERS; this is encoded by the coding sequence ATGACCGTTCACGGCGAAGCCGACCGGCTCCGAATGGAAGTGCTCCTCAAGGAGCGGGGTGAGGCCATCCTCAAGCGCTGGATCGATCTGGCCGCGGTCAGCGGCGGCGGCCACGCCGATCGGGTCCTGCTGGCCGGCCGGCTCACGGAGATCCACCACGCCCTGTGCCGCTCGCTGGAGCAGGACGGCGACACCAGCGACCTGCGCGGGCTGCTGGCGGAGCTGTCACGCGGCCAGGCCCGCGAGGGGTTCACCCCGTCCGACACCGCGACCGTGGTGTTCAGCCTCAAGCAGGCGGTCTACGAGGCCGTCGAGTCCGACGAGGACACGGGCACGCTGCGCGGCTACATCTGGTTCTCCCGGTACGTGGACGAGCTGGGCCTGTTCACGTTCGAGACCTACGTCACCGCCCGCGAGCGGATCATCTCCGGCCAGGCCGAACAGTTGCTGGAGCTGTCCACTCCCGTGGTGAAGCTCTGGGACGGCATCCTGGCGGTGCCGCTGGTGGGCACGCTGGACTCCGCCCGTACCCAGGTGGTCATGGAGAAGCTGCTGCAGGCGCTGGTCGAGACCGGCGCCGGGCACGCGGTGATCGACATCACCGGGGTGCCCGCGGTGGACACCGAGGTGGCCCAGCACCTGCTCAAGACCGTGGTGGCGGCGCGGCTGATGGGCGCCGAGTGCGTCGTCTCCGGGATCCGGCCGCAGATCGCCCAGACGATCGTCGCGCTGGGTATCCAGTTCGGCGACATCATCACCAAGTCCTCGCTGGCCGACGCGCTGGCGCACGCGCTGCGGCGCAGCGGCGTACGGGTCCCGGGCGCGGCGGACCAACTGGCCGGCGCGGCGTCGGAACGGTCCTGA
- a CDS encoding STAS domain-containing protein, translating to MDRVPILRLDDLLIVSIQLDLEDQGVLALQEDLAEVIVRTSARGVIIDITAVEIVDSFIGRMLAAIASISRVLDAETVVVGMRPAVAITLVELGLSLGGVRTALDLEKGVALLGNRSAARAVPVPR from the coding sequence ATGGACCGGGTCCCCATCCTCAGGCTCGACGACCTCCTCATCGTCTCCATCCAGCTCGACCTGGAGGACCAGGGCGTGCTGGCGTTGCAGGAGGACCTGGCCGAGGTCATCGTGCGGACCTCCGCTCGGGGCGTGATCATCGACATCACCGCCGTGGAGATCGTCGACTCCTTCATCGGCCGGATGCTGGCCGCCATCGCCTCCATCTCGCGCGTGCTGGACGCCGAGACGGTCGTGGTGGGCATGCGCCCGGCGGTGGCCATCACGCTGGTCGAGCTCGGCCTGTCCCTCGGCGGCGTGCGTACCGCCCTCGACCTGGAGAAGGGCGTCGCGCTGCTCGGCAACCGCTCTGCCGCCAGGGCGGTCCCGGTGCCCAGGTGA
- a CDS encoding SpoIIE family protein phosphatase, whose translation MEQLIRSGHEMWIRVEEAGAIGAARRAATVLAGALGFAEVARERVAIAVSEAASNLVAHAVEGMMLIRPHLFPTEAGAEAAAVEVLVLDRGPGIADLGLALRDGYSTAGTLGVGLGGITRMTSAHDVYSVPGKGTVIWMCFTADDRPPPASRVSGLSRPIGEEHVCGDAFACFDTPRAAVVMMCDGLGHGEPAAEASRLAVRVFQSHGELPPVPLLERLHEALRASRGAAVAVARLDRASGRVRFAGVGNIAAWIVRPDGRQGLISLPGIAGQYSRTLREYEYVAPPHSMIVMHSDGLSGRWDIAAYPGLTARSPAVVATTLLRDAGTRRDDACVVALKVAS comes from the coding sequence GTGGAGCAGCTGATCCGCTCCGGGCACGAGATGTGGATCCGGGTCGAGGAGGCCGGCGCGATCGGGGCGGCCCGCCGCGCCGCGACCGTGCTGGCCGGAGCCCTGGGCTTCGCGGAGGTCGCCCGCGAGCGGGTGGCCATCGCGGTGAGCGAGGCGGCCTCCAACCTGGTCGCGCACGCGGTGGAGGGGATGATGCTGATCCGGCCGCACCTCTTCCCGACCGAGGCGGGCGCCGAGGCGGCGGCGGTCGAGGTCCTCGTCCTGGACCGCGGGCCCGGCATCGCCGATCTCGGCCTGGCGCTGCGGGACGGCTACTCCACCGCGGGCACGCTGGGCGTCGGGCTGGGCGGCATCACCCGGATGACCTCGGCGCACGACGTCTACTCCGTCCCCGGCAAAGGCACCGTGATCTGGATGTGCTTCACCGCCGACGACCGGCCGCCGCCCGCGTCGCGGGTGAGCGGGCTGAGCAGGCCCATCGGCGAGGAGCACGTCTGCGGTGACGCCTTCGCCTGCTTCGACACGCCGCGGGCGGCGGTGGTGATGATGTGCGACGGGCTCGGCCACGGCGAGCCGGCGGCGGAGGCCTCGCGCCTGGCGGTGCGCGTCTTCCAGAGCCACGGCGAGCTGCCGCCGGTGCCCCTGCTGGAGCGGCTGCACGAGGCGCTGCGGGCGAGCAGGGGCGCCGCGGTGGCGGTGGCCAGGCTCGACCGGGCGAGCGGGCGCGTACGCTTCGCCGGGGTGGGCAACATCGCGGCCTGGATCGTCCGCCCCGACGGCCGTCAGGGCCTGATCTCGCTGCCCGGCATCGCCGGGCAGTACAGCAGGACCTTGCGCGAGTACGAGTACGTCGCCCCGCCGCACAGCATGATCGTGATGCACTCCGACGGGCTGTCCGGCCGGTGGGACATCGCGGCCTATCCCGGCCTGACGGCCCGCTCCCCCGCGGTGGTGGCCACCACGCTGCTGCGCGATGCGGGCACCCGC